DNA sequence from the Alkaliphilus metalliredigens QYMF genome:
CTCCTATTGCATATCCAAATCCAGTCACATCAAAATCATGTTGTTGTACCTCAGTTGAAATGACCACATCTAAAACATCTAATGTTTCATGGATTCCTCCAGCAACTCCTGTATTAATGAGGATTTTAGCACCAAGTTGTCCAATTAAAATTTGTGCACAAATGGCGGCATTTACCTTTCCAATTCCACACCTAACTAATACAACTTCTTTGTTAACCAAAGTGCCAATATAGAATTTCATATCTCCAATTGTTTCAGTTCTTTTAATTTCCATCTCATTCTTCAAAGCATCTACTTCTTCATCCATTGCTCCTATAATTCCAATTCTCACTATTAAGCCTCCTTCTTATTGTACCCGTTTTTTCTACTCATAAAAAATTCGTCTAATGCGGCCACATCGACTTATCGCCCTAACAAAACATTTCGATTTGCATGTTTACTGTTTTAGTTCTTAAAAAAAGTCTCGTCCATTTTTAGAGGAACGAGACGTTTATTTATTCCTTATCTTCTAGTTCTTCACATAAATCTACAACAATGTCAAGCTGGGATTGAAGTAACGCTTTATATCGGTTTTTAAATATTTGCACTTGCCTTTTCATATCTTCATATTCTTTGCTTACTACATCAACCTGTTTATTGGCTTGATAAAGCAGTTCTTTTCCTTTATTCTCAGCCTCTTGTATCATTATTTGAGCACTTTTTTGTCCACTTTGTCTAACTTGCTCTGCTGTACTTTGTGCCACCACTAAAGTGTTTTTTAATGTTTCTTCTATATTTTTGTACTGCTCTAGTTGTGTGTGAGCCTTTTCGGTCTCATCCTTCAATTCACTATTTTCTTTATATAGCTTTTCATAATCTACCATAAGTTCATCTAAAAATTCATCAACTTGATCTTCTTTGTAACCACGCATTCCTTTTTTAAACTCTTTATTTTGTATGTCTAAAGGTGTTAACATACTTGCCCTCCTCATTAAATCAATTTATGTAGCTTGATAGAAGTTCTTCCAGATCTTGTTGTGCCCTCGATGTTTTCCACGATCATTCTACCTTTACCCCTTATGGAAATGAGATCACCACAACTTACCTCATTCGATGGTTTGTCTATGACTTCCCAGTTCACGCTACAACGTTGTTTTTGGATCAAAACATGAGCCTCTGATCTAGAGAGTTTAAACCCCGCGCTTACAATGGCATCTAATCTAAGAGAAGCTACATTCAAACGTATTTCTTTATATACTTTATCAGGTGCTTTGATTTCCTCTAGTTCTATCTCTCTTACTTTAACTGACATGTTTCCTACTTTTACTAAATTTAAAAGGACATAATCTCTTAGCTCTGTAGTGATCACGACTTGGCAAATGTCATCTTGTAGTAAAATATCACCTATTTTTTCTCTTTTAATCCCTAAACCAAGGATGGCTCCTAAAAAATCCCTATGCATTAATTGATTAAATCGTGTGCTCGACTGGATTTCAATAGCCGCGATAGGACTCTCTATATCTGAAGGATCCAAGTACGCTTGAAAAATAACTAATGTTTTTCTTTCCGCATCTTCATGTCCACCGATTGCAAAAAAACAAATTTCCTCAAAAGTATTCAATATTGCCAACATATGCTTAATTTCATAGGGCGTCAAAAAGTTCGTATACTTCACTTCATGTTTTCGCATGACCATTTCTACCTTGTCCAATAGCTTCACTGCAACAAGCTTCAGTTTCTCATCCTGTATATGTTCTATATATTGATCTCTATTTAACAAATCACACACACCTTTTATAGATAAAGTAATCTAACCCATTATAAAAACTAATCTAACTAATGCTGAATTGATAATATTAATTAAAAATATTGCTAAAATCGGAGAAAAGTCTAACATGCCACTGTATCCAAAAACATTGTAAATCAGATGTCTTACGGGTACTAAAATAGGCTCTGTAACGCTATTTACTAATCTCACAAAAGTACTATGAGGATTTGGATTAATCCATGTGAAAAGGACACGTATTAGAATTAATATGTTCATAATCCTAGCTAAATAATCTAATGCCTCAACAATTACTGCATTTGCAAACAAAATCTATCGCCTCCTTTATTTTTGCCAGGGAAATACACCCTTATTTTTTAGTTCTTCTTTAATATTGCCAGATATATCTACATTATTAGGTGCCAATATAAAAATTCCAGAAGCAACCTTTTGAATGTTCCCATCCAGTGCATAGATTGCACCATTTAAAAAGTCAAAAAACTTCTTTGCTAAATCAGGTTCAATGTTTTCTAAATTAATAATAACTGGTTTTCTATTTTTAAGGTTATCCACAATACCAGGAGCTTCTTCAAAGGAGCTAGGCTCAAAAATCACGACCTTCATTTGTGTTGTGGTATGAATGTTTAATATTTTATTCTTTTTACTAGTACTTGATATTGGAATCATTTCATCATCCATGCCATCTGCTTCTTCAAGCATATCCTCATTATCATCTTCAAATGCATCTAACCCAATAAAATATTTTACTTTATCTATAAATTTAGCTGACATGATACCCCTCCTATTTCCCGTAATTTCTTTCTCCCAGAATAGCTGTCCCTACTCGAACAAGATTTGACCCTTCTTCAATGGCAATTTGAAAATCATTAGTCATACCCATGGATAAATACTTCATCGTTGCAGTAGGCCCATATTTTTTTTCTAAAGTACTGGATAAAATCTTTAAATCTCTAAAATACATTCTCGTCTCCTCTGGATTGTCAACATAAGGTGCCATTGTCATCAATCCCACGATTTGAACATGAGATAAATCTTTTATCTTTTCTAGTAACCCTTCAGTTGCTTTAGGTGTGAGTCCATATTTTGATTCTTCTCCAGAAATATTAACTTGGATTAAACATTCAATAACCCGATTAATTTTCCCCGCCTGCTTTTCAATTTCTAAGGCTAAAGCGTAAGAATCCAAAGAATGAATGAAATCTACTTTATCAATAATATATTTTACTTTATTTCGTTGCAAATGTCCAATCATATGCCACTTCACTTTGTTTCCTAAAGCTTCATATTTCCGAGTGAGCTCCTGTACTTTATTCTCTCCCATATCACGGACACCCAGATCTATCAGTTGCTGCATGACATCAATATCCACAGTTTTTGTCACTGCAATCAATCTTACTTCTTCATGTTTTTGTTCTCCACGTACAGCAGCTTCTTTGATACGATCCAATGTTGTATTTAATCTAGCTTCTATGGACAAACCACTTCCTCCTCAATTATCTTATTCGGTCTCCATCGGAGACCCTTCTAGCATTTTCAATAATCTCATCATATAAATTAACGGTACGAACCGTAACAGGCTCCTCATTATCCTCCGTAACTCTAAAACTCCCATCATGTATCAGCGCATACTCACTATTTTGGGTTCGCATTTCAATAGGTATAAACCGCGCAAATCCATTGACATCCACTCTATATACGCCTATTTTCCCCTCCTGTTCCACGACAGCTTCGTGAGGTACAACTGCGCCCTCATAACTATTTTTTATAATGTCAAAATCTAATCGTCGATGATGATAAAAACCAGGCATATGTTCTGTCAAATCCAAAATAAGAATTGTACTTTCTTCCTCTTCAATCACACTTCGAACCTGGGCTCTATATTCCCTCTCCTGCCCTTGAGGTTTAACTCTTACAGTTCTACCTTCATCGAAGCCTAGCTGTTCATCCTTCCTCAAAATTGTTACTATGCTCCACTGATGGTCCGTAATTAATCGGATACCTCTCTCCTCAACCTCATGATTTGTTTCAAATAATTCAACGTTATCAACTGATATTTCATTTATGGATTTTAAGGTTAGGACAGATTCTAAACCATCACTTCCCATTCCAATAACCCCTGGCTCATCACTAATAATCACTTGAACAGCTCTATTAATTTCACTCAAAAGATTTTGTCTCTGTTCTGTCAGTTCCGTTAAATCCTGGCCTTCAAAGTGTCCTTGTCCCATAATCGAATCCTTTTTATTAATATAACCCTGCAATTGTTCTCTATATTCTTCTAGCTGATTATATCTTTTTAATTGAATATCACCTTGAATTTTATTCATCACAGCTTCAATTTGATCATCTAATTTTTCAATATCTCGTTGAAATATCCCCGCTTCATGTTCAATATTCTCCATGCTTTCAATTTTCAAATCAACAGATTCAAGACTTTGATGTGCTTTCTCATCTAAGTCTTGTAACCTTACTTCAGCAATCCTCTGTCCAGCAGCCACCCGTTCACCGTCATTGACATAATACTTGATTTCACCTTCACTCAAAGTACCAAGGTGCTTCTCAGCCCTTACAATCAACCCATTAGTCGAGACAATTTCTTGGATTTTCCCATGCTGAATCGTATAGGTTTCACTACTTGAAATGAATGAAAATGATCCCATGCGAGATATAAAATATAAAAAGATGATGAACAGTACGATTATTTTACCTAAGTAGTTTCTCCATGTTTTTCTTTTTTTTCTCTTTTTATGCTGCAAAAACATCACCTTCTATTATTATTCACTATATAATAATTCTCCATTCTCTTGGAAAGTCCTTCATAATCATACTAACTATTTTTAATTATTTTGGCCCAGGAACCTCATTTTAACAAGTTGAGAGACGCAAAAAACTCTATCTTCCAATCGTATAATTGAGATAGAGCTCTGAGTCTATGATTTTATCCAAATTTAGGTTTTAGGTGGTCTAACACTAAAACGTATTAAAAAATTTTCCATAACGACTAATTACTTTCAGCTTCTTAATCAACTTGATGTTTAGAAACTCTACTTCTTCTCCACTGAGCAACAGTATAATGGTATTTTCCTTTTTATTTGCACCAAGTACAGTACCAGAGAGTTTATTAGAATTATCTAAGCTTACTTTAATTTCGTCACCAGCCATAATTTCTATTGCACCAAGCATAAAATGTCGAATGTCTACTTTGTCCAAAATTTTAGGCTCTATATTTTTATTTTCAATATAGACAACGTTGTTTTTTAAATAATACTTTTCTTTTAGTACTGTAAATACGTAGCCTACAAAACAAATAACAAACAGAGACACAAGCACAGGAACCACATTATTTAGCGTCATGACGAATCACATCCTTTATAAAATAAGACTTATTTAGACGGAGTCATTAGTAATGCACCGAAGATAAAGTTAAGTAATGCTCAAAATTCAACTAATAGCATTATTAAGCCATACAAGCATCCTATAATAAATGAAAACTCAATAATATACTTAAAAATATCATATAATGCCTGTTGTTTCAAGTACTCTTCCTCATATTTAATTTCTAATACACTGGTTTTGTAAGGTTGCTCCTCTTGATTTTCCATCAAACTCCCCCATCCATGCTCTCGATATTTATATTTTACTTTTTTGATCTCATGACATCATTCTCATTTATATAAATCATTATATTAAATAATTCTTAGAATATACCTTACAAAGAATTTCCAATTGTACCATAGAAATATAATAAGTTTATATTTCTCTATTTGCAATAGGTTAAGCGATGTAGTCCATCCATTTTTTCACAGTTTCATTTGCGGTTTTTTAGAGTTCATGTTATGATTTTTATTAAATGATTCCTTTGAATAACCGTATGTTGTTTTTCCATGTTGTTTTATCCCCCTCAATTAACCCAGAATTTACGTATAATCTACCATGTCATCTATTAATAATCAAATAATTGTATCAATTCTTTCTTCCCCATATGACAGTACTTAGAGTTGTGAAGTTATTAAAAATTTCAAAAGTGAAAAGAGGTCTGAGAAAATGGCAAAAATTCAAGTCGAGAATCTAATCAAGATTTTCGGTAATCGCCCCGAAAAGGCACTTCAACTATTAAATGAAGGTGTTTCAAAGGACGAAATTCTAAAGAAAACCAAGCATGCTGTCGGGATAGCTGGCGTAAGTTTTCATGTCAACGAAGGAGAAGTCTTTGTAGTCATGGGCTTATCTGGTAGTGGTAAGTCGACATTAATTCGTTGTCTTAACAGGTTAATTGAGACTACCTCTGGCCAGGTCTATTTGGACGGCGAAGACATTGTCAAGATGAATAATGATGAACTGCGAGAAGTGCGTCGTAGTAAGCTTGGCATGGTATTTCAAAAATTTGCATTGTTTCCCCATAAAACAGTACTTGAAAACGTAGAGTATGGCTTAGAGATTCAAGGTGTTAATGAGAAGGACCGAAAATCTAAAGCTGTGGATGCATTAAAGTTAGTGGGTCTAGATGGCTGGGGTGACAATTTACCAACTCAGCTTAGTGGCGGAATGCAACAACGTGTTGGACTAGCCAGAGCCTTAGCAATTGACCCCGATATTTTACTGATGGATGAGGCTTTTAGCGCATTAGATCCTTTAATCCGTAAGGAAATGCAAGACGAACTACTGGAGCTTCAGAGTAAGATGAACAAAACAATCATCTTTATTACACACGATTTAGATGAAGCATTAAAAATTGGTGACCGCATTGCGCTGATGAAGGATGGTTTAATTGTTCAAATTGGTACCCCTGAAGATATTCTGAAGAACCCAGCCAACGATTACGTTGCTCGTTTCGTCGAAGATGTTGATATGACTAAAGTCCTATCGGCTAAGGATGTCATGATTAAAGCAGTTACGCTAGATGACACTAAGGATGGTCCAAGGGTAGCCCTGCGTAAAATGAAAACAGAAAAGATCTCTGGTCTTTTTTTAACAGATAAAAAACGCACATTGAAGGGGTATCTTTCAGCTGATGACGTATCCAGTGCAGTCAAAAAAGATCAGACAAACTTTGAAGGATTAATTCAAACTGATATTATAACAGTATCGCCGGATACCATGCTAGTGGAACTATTCCCTCTTATTGCCGATGCAAAAATACCCGTAGCAGTGGTGGATGAAGAAAATAAACTCAAGGGTATTATCATTAGAGGAACTGTGTTAGCAGCACTGGCCAGAGGGGAGGATGAATTCAATGATCAGTAATAATCTACTTACTATGTGGCAACAGAAGCTGCCAATTGGCGATGTAATTGAGTCTTTCATTGATTTTCTTACTACTAATTTTAGATTTGTTTTTCGACAAATTTCCGAACGATTAGATTGGGCATTAACCTTTTTTGAGGAAGATATACTGCTTCGTGTTCCTCCACTTCTTTTAATCCTACTAATCGCATTATTAGCTTGGCGGGTAGCCAGCAAAGGTGTCGGTATTTTTTCATTCCTAGGATTGCTTTTAGTCTATAACCTCGGCCTTTGGGTTCCGACTATGTCTACACTGTCAATGGTGTTAACTTCTACAGTAATCTCTATTATGCTAGGCATTCCAATCGGTATTTTAATTGCTAAAAACCAGATTATGAATCGCATTATCATGCCCATCATGGATCTGATGCAGACAATGCCAGCCTTTGTTTATTTAATTCCAGCAGTCTCCTTTTTTAGAATGGGAAAAGTTCCTGGTATATTTGCCACTGTTATTTTTTCCATCGCACCTTGTATCAGACTCACCAATCTTGGAATTCGTCAAGTTCCCGAGGAATTAATCGAGGCTGCTGATGCCTTTGGCTCAACAGGTGCACAAAAATTAATGAAAGTTCAATTCCCCTTAGCCTTATCTACCATTATGGCTGGGGTTAATCAAACCATTATGCTTTCCCTATCTATGGTTGTTATTTCGGCAATGATTGGCGCGGGAGGACTTGGCCGAGAAGTATGGCATGGCATCCAACGTCTTCAGGTTGGGTCAGCCTTCGAAGCTGGAATTGCCGTTGTTATTTTAGCCATGATATTGGATAGAATTACCCAAAGTATTGCAATAAAAAAT
Encoded proteins:
- a CDS encoding DivIVA domain-containing protein — protein: MLTPLDIQNKEFKKGMRGYKEDQVDEFLDELMVDYEKLYKENSELKDETEKAHTQLEQYKNIEETLKNTLVVAQSTAEQVRQSGQKSAQIMIQEAENKGKELLYQANKQVDVVSKEYEDMKRQVQIFKNRYKALLQSQLDIVVDLCEELEDKE
- a CDS encoding HlyD family efflux transporter periplasmic adaptor subunit is translated as MQHKKRKKRKTWRNYLGKIIVLFIIFLYFISRMGSFSFISSSETYTIQHGKIQEIVSTNGLIVRAEKHLGTLSEGEIKYYVNDGERVAAGQRIAEVRLQDLDEKAHQSLESVDLKIESMENIEHEAGIFQRDIEKLDDQIEAVMNKIQGDIQLKRYNQLEEYREQLQGYINKKDSIMGQGHFEGQDLTELTEQRQNLLSEINRAVQVIISDEPGVIGMGSDGLESVLTLKSINEISVDNVELFETNHEVEERGIRLITDHQWSIVTILRKDEQLGFDEGRTVRVKPQGQEREYRAQVRSVIEEEESTILILDLTEHMPGFYHHRRLDFDIIKNSYEGAVVPHEAVVEQEGKIGVYRVDVNGFARFIPIEMRTQNSEYALIHDGSFRVTEDNEEPVTVRTVNLYDEIIENARRVSDGDRIR
- a CDS encoding YggS family pyridoxal phosphate-dependent enzyme; this translates as MSIEARLNTTLDRIKEAAVRGEQKHEEVRLIAVTKTVDIDVMQQLIDLGVRDMGENKVQELTRKYEALGNKVKWHMIGHLQRNKVKYIIDKVDFIHSLDSYALALEIEKQAGKINRVIECLIQVNISGEESKYGLTPKATEGLLEKIKDLSHVQIVGLMTMAPYVDNPEETRMYFRDLKILSSTLEKKYGPTATMKYLSMGMTNDFQIAIEEGSNLVRVGTAILGERNYGK
- a CDS encoding ABC transporter permease, giving the protein MISNNLLTMWQQKLPIGDVIESFIDFLTTNFRFVFRQISERLDWALTFFEEDILLRVPPLLLILLIALLAWRVASKGVGIFSFLGLLLVYNLGLWVPTMSTLSMVLTSTVISIMLGIPIGILIAKNQIMNRIIMPIMDLMQTMPAFVYLIPAVSFFRMGKVPGIFATVIFSIAPCIRLTNLGIRQVPEELIEAADAFGSTGAQKLMKVQFPLALSTIMAGVNQTIMLSLSMVVISAMIGAGGLGREVWHGIQRLQVGSAFEAGIAVVILAMILDRITQSIAIKNKKN
- a CDS encoding YlmH family RNA-binding protein, with product MLNRDQYIEHIQDEKLKLVAVKLLDKVEMVMRKHEVKYTNFLTPYEIKHMLAILNTFEEICFFAIGGHEDAERKTLVIFQAYLDPSDIESPIAAIEIQSSTRFNQLMHRDFLGAILGLGIKREKIGDILLQDDICQVVITTELRDYVLLNLVKVGNMSVKVREIELEEIKAPDKVYKEIRLNVASLRLDAIVSAGFKLSRSEAHVLIQKQRCSVNWEVIDKPSNEVSCGDLISIRGKGRMIVENIEGTTRSGRTSIKLHKLI
- a CDS encoding cell division protein SepF — translated: MSAKFIDKVKYFIGLDAFEDDNEDMLEEADGMDDEMIPISSTSKKNKILNIHTTTQMKVVIFEPSSFEEAPGIVDNLKNRKPVIINLENIEPDLAKKFFDFLNGAIYALDGNIQKVASGIFILAPNNVDISGNIKEELKNKGVFPWQK
- a CDS encoding YggT family protein; amino-acid sequence: MFANAVIVEALDYLARIMNILILIRVLFTWINPNPHSTFVRLVNSVTEPILVPVRHLIYNVFGYSGMLDFSPILAIFLINIINSALVRLVFIMG
- a CDS encoding quaternary amine ABC transporter ATP-binding protein; amino-acid sequence: MAKIQVENLIKIFGNRPEKALQLLNEGVSKDEILKKTKHAVGIAGVSFHVNEGEVFVVMGLSGSGKSTLIRCLNRLIETTSGQVYLDGEDIVKMNNDELREVRRSKLGMVFQKFALFPHKTVLENVEYGLEIQGVNEKDRKSKAVDALKLVGLDGWGDNLPTQLSGGMQQRVGLARALAIDPDILLMDEAFSALDPLIRKEMQDELLELQSKMNKTIIFITHDLDEALKIGDRIALMKDGLIVQIGTPEDILKNPANDYVARFVEDVDMTKVLSAKDVMIKAVTLDDTKDGPRVALRKMKTEKISGLFLTDKKRTLKGYLSADDVSSAVKKDQTNFEGLIQTDIITVSPDTMLVELFPLIADAKIPVAVVDEENKLKGIIIRGTVLAALARGEDEFNDQ